The following proteins are co-located in the Spirosoma montaniterrae genome:
- a CDS encoding carboxylesterase/lipase family protein — MKTYLTSILLALGFSSVTLAQTTPTRVQVANGTLEGRVEATGIRSFKGIPFAQPPVGDLRWREPQPPKNWQGVRQADKFGPRAMQRPIFGDMNFRSNGVSEDCLYLNVWTPAKSGNEKLPVLVYFYGGGFMAGDGSEPRYDGESMAKRGIVALTVNYRLNVFGFMAHPELTKESPNKASGNYGLLDQSAALRWVQQNIAAFGGDPKRVTIAGESAGSASVSAQMVSPLSKNLIAGAIGESGSIMGTLTPVSLAEAEKAGVAFAESLGATSLAALRALSAEQVLEATAKPNVGRFGLVVDGYFLPKPAHEIMAAGEQARVPLLAGWNSEEMNYRFMLGAEPITPESYKKAVEKAYGPQANEVLKLYPGATAEEAMQSATDLSGDRFIGFSTWKWTDMHARTGGGKPVYRYYYARPRPAMTAEMGNATPGLAGGVIRNTDTSAPKAPPAKGAVHSAEIEYAMGNLATNKVYAWTPDDHKVSETMQAYFANFIKTGNPNGSGLPKWSAVKPAGPAEIMVIDVNTRPETEKNRERYLFLDRFMVR; from the coding sequence ATGAAAACGTACCTAACCTCTATTCTGTTAGCTTTGGGCTTTTCGTCTGTAACACTTGCCCAAACAACACCAACCCGTGTTCAGGTTGCCAACGGCACACTCGAAGGCCGGGTCGAAGCTACTGGCATCCGCTCATTTAAGGGTATTCCATTTGCCCAGCCGCCCGTTGGCGACCTGCGCTGGCGTGAGCCACAACCGCCTAAAAACTGGCAGGGTGTGCGCCAGGCCGACAAGTTTGGTCCCCGCGCCATGCAGCGTCCTATTTTTGGCGATATGAACTTTCGCTCGAACGGCGTCAGCGAAGATTGCCTGTATCTGAACGTCTGGACACCCGCCAAATCAGGCAATGAAAAACTGCCCGTACTTGTCTATTTCTATGGTGGCGGTTTTATGGCAGGCGATGGCTCCGAACCGCGTTACGATGGCGAAAGCATGGCGAAACGCGGCATCGTGGCCCTGACCGTTAATTACCGGCTCAACGTTTTCGGCTTCATGGCACATCCTGAACTCACTAAAGAATCGCCAAACAAGGCATCGGGCAACTACGGCCTGCTCGATCAAAGTGCGGCTTTGCGGTGGGTGCAACAAAACATTGCGGCCTTTGGTGGCGACCCCAAACGCGTGACCATTGCGGGCGAATCGGCGGGGTCGGCATCGGTAAGCGCACAGATGGTGTCGCCATTATCGAAAAATCTGATTGCCGGGGCTATTGGCGAGAGCGGCTCCATCATGGGTACACTAACACCAGTATCGCTGGCCGAAGCCGAAAAAGCTGGCGTTGCCTTTGCCGAAAGTTTAGGAGCTACCTCGCTGGCAGCTCTGCGGGCTTTGTCTGCCGAGCAGGTTCTGGAAGCAACGGCCAAGCCTAACGTGGGGCGGTTTGGTCTGGTTGTCGATGGGTATTTTTTGCCCAAACCAGCGCACGAAATTATGGCGGCTGGCGAACAGGCCCGCGTACCGTTGCTGGCGGGCTGGAACTCCGAAGAAATGAATTACCGCTTTATGCTGGGAGCCGAGCCGATAACGCCGGAGAGCTATAAAAAAGCAGTGGAAAAAGCCTACGGCCCACAAGCCAATGAGGTGCTAAAACTTTACCCTGGGGCGACCGCAGAAGAAGCCATGCAGTCGGCCACCGACCTGTCGGGCGACCGGTTTATTGGCTTCAGCACCTGGAAATGGACCGACATGCACGCCCGAACTGGTGGTGGCAAACCAGTATATCGCTACTACTACGCCCGTCCGCGCCCGGCCATGACCGCCGAAATGGGTAATGCAACGCCCGGCCTGGCTGGTGGCGTTATCCGCAACACCGACACATCGGCCCCGAAAGCACCACCGGCCAAAGGTGCCGTTCACTCCGCCGAAATCGAATATGCGATGGGTAACTTAGCCACTAACAAAGTTTACGCCTGGACACCCGACGACCATAAAGTATCGGAAACGATGCAGGCGTATTTCGCCAATTTCATCAAAACCGGCAATCCCAACGGTTCTGGTCTACCAAAGTGGTCGGCAGTGAAACCGGCTGGCCCCGCCGAAATAATGGTGATCGATGTAAACACCCGCCCAGAAACCGAGAAAAATCGCGAAAGGTATTTGTTTTTAGACAGGTTTATGGTGAGGTAG
- a CDS encoding ROK family protein has translation MSSAEYLGIDVGGTNVKMGIVEADTGKISNFYSHDTISWRKSGHFMDRFGDAVALQLLANKDVKRVGIGLPGMLSADRTVAIEITAIPEINNTPIVDILTRRFAGVQFFLANDANAAALGEYYFAEEKITENYIFITLGTGVGGAAIINKKIFTGGDGNAMEPGHIPSRNGRVLERNIGKVELLQLANQRRQEFKGETQLPGDGDISTTGLVAAAAEGDELAQQIWDEVGEMLGEALASLIKVLDIKQVLIGGGLSASFDYIMPAVNRMLDYWLNPYYKNGLSIKKATLGNDAGLLGAASLCFE, from the coding sequence ATGTCTTCTGCTGAATACTTAGGTATCGACGTTGGCGGCACAAACGTCAAAATGGGAATCGTTGAAGCCGACACGGGCAAAATCTCAAACTTCTACAGCCACGATACCATTAGCTGGCGTAAATCAGGCCATTTTATGGACCGCTTCGGCGATGCCGTTGCCCTGCAACTGCTGGCGAACAAAGATGTGAAACGCGTGGGTATCGGTCTGCCCGGTATGCTCAGTGCCGACCGGACCGTAGCTATTGAGATTACGGCCATTCCCGAAATCAACAATACGCCCATCGTTGATATTCTGACCAGGCGGTTTGCGGGAGTTCAGTTTTTTCTGGCAAATGATGCCAACGCGGCAGCATTGGGGGAGTACTACTTCGCTGAGGAAAAAATTACGGAGAATTATATTTTTATTACGCTCGGCACGGGCGTGGGCGGAGCAGCCATTATCAACAAGAAAATTTTTACGGGTGGCGATGGTAATGCTATGGAACCGGGCCATATTCCGTCGCGCAATGGTCGCGTGCTGGAGCGCAACATCGGTAAAGTAGAACTACTGCAATTGGCAAATCAGCGTCGGCAGGAGTTTAAAGGCGAAACCCAGCTACCGGGCGATGGCGACATTTCGACCACCGGGCTGGTAGCCGCAGCCGCTGAAGGCGACGAACTGGCGCAGCAAATCTGGGATGAAGTGGGCGAAATGCTTGGTGAAGCATTGGCTTCACTAATTAAAGTGCTGGATATTAAGCAGGTGCTTATCGGTGGCGGGCTATCGGCTTCGTTCGACTACATCATGCCCGCCGTAAACCGAATGCTCGACTATTGGCTCAATCCGTACTACAAAAACGGCCTGTCGATCAAAAAAGCCACGCTCGGCAACGACGCTGGACTACTCGGCGCGGCTTCGCTGTGTTTTGAGTAG
- a CDS encoding SDR family oxidoreductase → MNPLIVVTGGTKGIGRAIVDKFTANGFDAIVCARSVDGVAGPNMLPFAADLSTREGVNQLVNYVKSLGRPVDVLVNNTGTFQPGQIHNEAEGTFEQLMNTNVASAYHLTRGLVGEMMARRQGHIFMMCSTASITAYTNGGSYCISKFALLGMSRVLREELKPHGVKVTAILPGATLTTSWEGTDLPEDRFMKPDDVADSTWAAYTLSKSAVVEEILIRPQLGDI, encoded by the coding sequence ATGAATCCACTCATTGTAGTAACGGGCGGCACCAAAGGCATTGGCCGCGCCATTGTCGATAAATTTACGGCCAACGGTTTCGATGCTATCGTTTGCGCCCGCTCAGTAGATGGCGTGGCCGGGCCGAATATGCTGCCGTTTGCTGCCGACCTCTCGACCCGCGAGGGCGTCAATCAACTGGTTAATTATGTAAAATCGCTGGGGCGTCCGGTCGACGTGCTGGTGAACAATACGGGTACATTTCAGCCTGGTCAGATTCATAACGAAGCCGAGGGTACGTTCGAGCAATTGATGAATACCAACGTGGCCAGTGCGTATCACCTCACGCGCGGGCTGGTAGGCGAGATGATGGCCCGGCGTCAGGGGCATATCTTCATGATGTGTTCAACGGCCAGCATCACGGCCTACACCAATGGGGGGTCATACTGCATTTCTAAATTTGCGCTGCTGGGTATGAGCCGCGTACTGCGCGAAGAACTGAAACCGCATGGCGTAAAAGTAACGGCCATTCTGCCCGGTGCAACCCTTACGACCAGTTGGGAAGGCACCGACCTGCCCGAAGACCGCTTCATGAAGCCCGACGACGTAGCCGACAGCACGTGGGCTGCCTACACGCTATCGAAAAGTGCCGTTGTCGAAGAGATTTTGATCAGACCGCAGTTGGGCGACATTTGA
- a CDS encoding MlaE family ABC transporter permease, whose protein sequence is MSRLGSYFIFLGTLFRNREKLRVYLGLILNECVSIGVGSIFIVALVNTFIGAVTCVQTAYNLTNPFVPKNIIALIVRDSTILELAPTLSCIVLAGKVGSNIAGELGTMRITEQIDALEVMGINSSSYLVLPKVIASILMFPLLVIMAAFLSILGGYIAGTLAGVISPEDYVSGLRFEYKPFGVTFALIKTVVFAFLISTISAYQGYNVRGGALEVGSASTSAVTNSCIAVVAADFILTQLLLT, encoded by the coding sequence ATGTCACGATTAGGTAGCTATTTCATTTTCTTAGGCACACTCTTCCGAAACCGCGAGAAACTCCGGGTATATCTGGGCCTTATTCTCAACGAATGCGTCTCCATCGGCGTCGGGTCAATTTTTATCGTTGCCCTTGTCAATACGTTTATCGGGGCCGTCACCTGCGTGCAAACGGCCTACAACCTGACTAATCCGTTCGTTCCCAAGAACATTATCGCGCTTATCGTGCGCGACAGTACCATTCTCGAACTGGCCCCTACCCTGTCGTGCATTGTACTGGCTGGTAAAGTCGGCTCTAATATTGCAGGCGAATTGGGTACAATGCGCATTACCGAGCAGATCGACGCCCTTGAGGTAATGGGCATTAACTCAAGTTCGTACTTGGTTTTGCCGAAGGTAATTGCCTCTATATTGATGTTTCCGCTGCTGGTGATTATGGCAGCTTTTCTCTCGATTCTGGGCGGTTACATTGCCGGAACGCTGGCAGGCGTGATTTCGCCCGAAGATTACGTGTCGGGGCTGCGGTTCGAGTATAAGCCGTTTGGCGTTACGTTTGCGCTGATCAAAACGGTAGTGTTCGCCTTTCTAATTTCAACGATTTCGGCATATCAGGGCTACAACGTGCGTGGAGGTGCACTCGAAGTGGGCAGCGCATCAACCTCCGCCGTTACCAATAGTTGTATCGCCGTGGTAGCCGCCGACTTTATCCTGACGCAACTCCTGTTGACTTAA
- a CDS encoding ABC transporter ATP-binding protein, translating to MIEIKNITKTFGDRQVLAGIDGTFRPGDTSLIIGGSGTGKSVLLKCMIGLIKPDSGEVLYDGRNFLTSNIDEQKAIRREMGVLFQGSALFDSKTVLENVRFPLDMLTEKPEDEKVARAHECLQRVGLEGAADRMPSEISGGMKKRVGIARSIVLNPKYLFCDEPNSGLDPLTSIKIDQLIKEITDEYKITTIVITHDMNSMMEIGEKIMFLYQGNKLWEGDSDTITHSTVPELNEFIYANKLLREIEK from the coding sequence ATGATTGAGATCAAAAATATAACCAAAACCTTCGGCGACCGGCAGGTGCTGGCTGGTATCGATGGCACATTTCGGCCCGGCGACACAAGCCTGATTATCGGCGGTAGTGGTACGGGTAAAAGTGTGTTGCTCAAGTGCATGATCGGGCTGATAAAACCCGACTCCGGCGAGGTGCTGTATGATGGGCGTAACTTTCTGACCAGCAACATCGACGAGCAGAAAGCCATCCGGCGCGAAATGGGCGTACTATTTCAAGGCTCAGCACTGTTCGACTCGAAGACGGTGCTCGAAAACGTTCGGTTTCCGCTCGATATGCTGACCGAGAAACCCGAAGATGAAAAAGTAGCCCGCGCACACGAATGCCTTCAACGCGTTGGGCTGGAAGGTGCTGCCGACCGGATGCCGTCGGAAATTAGCGGTGGCATGAAAAAGCGCGTCGGCATTGCCCGCTCTATTGTGCTGAATCCCAAGTATTTATTCTGCGACGAACCTAACTCCGGCCTCGATCCGCTTACCTCGATTAAGATTGACCAGCTTATCAAGGAGATCACCGACGAATACAAAATCACGACCATCGTGATTACGCACGATATGAACTCGATGATGGAGATTGGCGAAAAAATTATGTTTCTCTACCAGGGCAACAAGCTTTGGGAAGGCGACAGCGACACCATCACGCACTCGACCGTACCCGAACTGAATGAGTTCATCTATGCCAATAAGTTGCTGCGCGAAATTGAAAAGTGA
- a CDS encoding M1 family metallopeptidase, translating into MKKRKNTHWLNVFLSLILFCNSVQAQPPLGYAARYTQPGVDVLNYSFSLTISDSTNQIQGEAAIRFTRADDRQSVWFDLIKADTAQTNATGMRVRGVTTADGKPLPFSHRNDRVFVNLPAAPGQSTDIVIRYDGTPAQGLIISQNKFGERTFFGDNWPNNARHWLPVVDHPSDKATCAFTVNAPATYRVIANGKFLAEEPLPGPTPRKRTRWQENTPIPTKVMVIGAARFAVEEVGAVSGVPVQSWLYPNDSQKGFIDYRPAAAILQFFIDRVGPYSYEKLANVQSTTVFGGMENASCIFYNEKAIIGRKDSDMEALLAHEIAHQWFGNSATEADWSQFWLSEGFATYFSALYLEHAYGRDTLNAVLNQNKGQIFRFAALKPKGTIIDSTATNLNDLLNPNSYQKGGWVLHMLRHELGTDTFWRGIREYYARYRNANAQTADFQAVMEQVSGKKLAWFFRQWLTQPGYPELVWNTKYDDKKRALTVDVRQAQRSGAYFTVPLTFSIRDANGREIQRTARLVMDQPTQTFTVPLNTKPASVVIDPENTVLMRAMQGNTD; encoded by the coding sequence ATGAAGAAAAGAAAAAACACACACTGGCTCAACGTTTTTTTAAGTTTAATACTGTTCTGCAATAGTGTTCAGGCGCAGCCACCGCTTGGTTACGCAGCCCGCTACACACAGCCCGGCGTTGATGTACTGAATTATAGTTTCTCGCTGACAATCAGCGACTCAACCAATCAAATTCAGGGAGAAGCCGCTATTCGGTTTACCCGCGCCGACGACCGCCAAAGCGTTTGGTTCGATTTGATAAAAGCCGACACCGCTCAAACGAATGCTACCGGAATGCGCGTTCGGGGCGTAACGACCGCCGATGGTAAACCGCTGCCGTTCAGTCATCGCAACGACCGGGTATTCGTTAATCTTCCTGCCGCACCGGGTCAATCTACCGACATTGTAATTCGCTACGACGGAACACCCGCGCAGGGCCTGATTATCAGCCAGAATAAGTTTGGCGAACGTACATTTTTCGGCGATAACTGGCCCAACAACGCCCGTCATTGGCTGCCCGTAGTCGATCATCCGTCCGACAAAGCCACCTGCGCCTTTACGGTAAATGCGCCCGCGACATACCGCGTTATTGCCAACGGTAAATTTTTGGCCGAAGAACCGCTGCCCGGCCCAACGCCCCGCAAACGAACGCGCTGGCAGGAAAATACGCCCATTCCAACCAAAGTGATGGTGATTGGCGCGGCCCGGTTTGCAGTTGAGGAAGTAGGCGCGGTAAGCGGGGTGCCGGTGCAAAGCTGGCTCTACCCCAATGACAGTCAGAAAGGATTTATTGACTATCGCCCGGCGGCTGCCATCCTGCAATTTTTCATCGACCGCGTAGGGCCGTATTCTTACGAAAAACTTGCTAACGTGCAGTCAACCACAGTGTTTGGCGGGATGGAGAATGCCAGTTGTATCTTCTATAACGAGAAAGCCATCATCGGTCGAAAGGATTCGGACATGGAAGCTTTGCTGGCCCACGAAATTGCACATCAGTGGTTTGGCAATTCGGCTACCGAAGCCGATTGGTCGCAGTTTTGGCTGAGCGAGGGTTTTGCAACGTATTTCTCGGCCCTGTATCTCGAACATGCCTACGGACGTGATACGCTCAACGCGGTCTTGAACCAGAATAAAGGCCAGATTTTTCGATTTGCCGCCCTTAAGCCCAAAGGTACAATCATCGACTCAACGGCCACCAATTTAAATGATCTGTTGAATCCTAATTCATACCAGAAAGGTGGCTGGGTGCTACACATGCTTCGGCACGAACTCGGCACCGATACATTCTGGCGTGGCATCCGTGAATATTACGCCCGCTATCGCAATGCCAACGCGCAAACCGCCGATTTTCAAGCTGTTATGGAGCAGGTTTCGGGAAAGAAATTAGCCTGGTTTTTCCGACAATGGCTTACGCAGCCGGGCTACCCTGAATTGGTCTGGAATACTAAATACGATGACAAAAAACGAGCGTTAACAGTCGACGTGCGGCAGGCACAGCGGTCGGGGGCGTATTTTACAGTGCCGCTTACGTTCAGCATTCGGGACGCGAATGGTCGCGAAATTCAGCGGACGGCCCGGCTTGTCATGGATCAGCCCACCCAAACGTTTACTGTGCCACTGAATACGAAACCCGCTTCCGTTGTGATCGACCCGGAAAACACCGTGCTGATGCGGGCCATGCAGGGGAATACCGATTGA
- the mce gene encoding methylmalonyl-CoA epimerase, whose translation MLTNVEHIGIAVRDIAASNELFGKLLNALPYKTEKVESEGVSTSFFRVNQTKIELLEATSPDSPIAKFIEKKGEGIHHLAFEVDNIVTEMARLKDEGFTLLNEIPKRGADNKLVCFLHPKGTNGVLIELCQEINE comes from the coding sequence ATGCTCACTAACGTTGAACACATTGGTATTGCCGTTCGAGACATAGCCGCGTCGAACGAACTGTTCGGTAAGCTGCTGAACGCTTTGCCCTACAAAACAGAGAAGGTTGAATCGGAGGGCGTTTCAACGTCATTTTTTCGGGTGAATCAGACAAAAATAGAACTGCTCGAAGCCACAAGCCCCGATAGTCCGATTGCTAAATTCATCGAGAAAAAAGGCGAAGGCATTCACCATCTGGCGTTTGAGGTCGATAATATCGTGACGGAGATGGCGCGGCTAAAAGATGAAGGATTTACGTTACTGAACGAGATACCTAAGCGCGGGGCCGATAATAAATTGGTGTGTTTCCTGCATCCGAAAGGCACCAACGGCGTACTGATAGAGCTGTGTCAGGAAATAAACGAGTGA
- a CDS encoding HesB/IscA family protein, whose translation MVTVSEIAKNKINELRQKDGLNDNYAIRVGVQGGGCSGLMYDLQFDAQQQPTDHVVEDKGVKILVDRKSLLYLAGTELDFSDGLNGKGFQFKNPNASRTCGCGESFAV comes from the coding sequence ATGGTTACGGTATCGGAAATCGCCAAAAATAAAATCAACGAACTGCGGCAGAAAGATGGCCTGAACGACAATTACGCCATTCGCGTAGGCGTGCAGGGCGGTGGTTGTTCGGGGTTGATGTACGATTTGCAGTTTGATGCCCAGCAACAACCCACCGACCATGTCGTTGAAGACAAAGGCGTTAAAATTCTGGTCGACCGCAAAAGTCTGCTTTATCTGGCCGGTACGGAACTTGATTTCTCCGATGGTCTGAATGGTAAAGGCTTCCAGTTCAAAAATCCCAATGCCAGCCGTACCTGCGGCTGCGGTGAAAGTTTTGCCGTTTAG
- a CDS encoding acyl-CoA thioesterase, with protein sequence MANPGSDDSDGSDPKPVSYSRTTLTELMIPSYANFGGRVHGGILLSLMDKVAYACAAKHAGTYCVTVSVDGVNFRQPVEVGELVSLMASVNYVGRTSLVVGIKVIAENVKTGVVKHTNTSYFTMVAKDDNENPTEVPPLLLETPEDARRFLETMKRRELRASYAEHFDNAKTRMLLSENLSLLAGERCVVLNQD encoded by the coding sequence ATGGCTAATCCTGGTTCAGACGATTCAGACGGTTCAGACCCCAAACCTGTCAGCTATTCGCGTACTACGCTCACCGAACTGATGATTCCGTCGTATGCCAATTTTGGCGGGCGCGTACACGGCGGTATTCTGCTTTCGCTCATGGACAAGGTTGCCTACGCCTGCGCGGCCAAGCACGCGGGTACGTATTGCGTCACGGTGTCGGTCGATGGCGTCAACTTTCGGCAACCGGTTGAGGTGGGCGAATTGGTGTCGCTGATGGCATCGGTCAATTATGTGGGCCGAACGTCGCTTGTAGTAGGCATTAAGGTGATTGCCGAAAACGTAAAAACGGGCGTGGTGAAGCACACCAACACCAGTTATTTTACGATGGTTGCCAAAGACGATAACGAAAACCCGACCGAAGTGCCGCCCCTCCTGCTCGAAACTCCTGAAGATGCCCGACGTTTTCTCGAAACCATGAAACGCAGAGAACTGCGTGCCAGCTACGCCGAACATTTCGACAATGCCAAAACGCGGATGCTCCTAAGCGAAAACCTAAGCCTGCTGGCAGGCGAGCGGTGTGTTGTTCTGAACCAGGATTAG
- a CDS encoding nuclear transport factor 2 family protein gives MKDQIDQYIAAYNRMDVPGMLALLHDVIVFENVSNTSGITATSGKAEFEALARQSLGVFTMRQQTIRSLTLGERTAAAEIDYNAILAIDLPNGKKAGDVISLRGVTIFAFSDGKIARISDYS, from the coding sequence ATGAAAGACCAAATTGACCAGTACATTGCCGCCTACAACCGGATGGACGTGCCGGGGATGCTGGCTCTGCTGCACGACGTTATCGTTTTTGAGAACGTATCGAACACCAGCGGTATCACGGCTACCAGCGGAAAAGCCGAGTTCGAGGCTCTGGCCCGGCAGTCGCTGGGCGTGTTTACGATGCGCCAGCAAACCATTCGTTCGCTGACATTGGGCGAGCGCACGGCAGCCGCTGAAATTGATTACAACGCTATTTTAGCCATTGATTTGCCGAACGGTAAAAAAGCAGGCGACGTCATTTCGTTGCGGGGCGTAACAATTTTTGCGTTCTCCGACGGTAAAATTGCCCGCATCAGTGATTATAGTTAA
- a CDS encoding phytanoyl-CoA dioxygenase family protein, translating to MKNVAVAQRMNLPWVESPFFADLLAEKQLTPEQHEQAVHYHHEGFLLLRQQVSHDLINRAVRDLEPEFPARVGEEPNRHQDIWKKYATVREIASQPAIFDVLRMLYDREPIPFQTLNFKFGTQQRAHSDTIHFSSTPARFMCGVWVALEDTHVDNGPLFYYPRSHRQEEFNYFNIGIEAEENYAEYHHYEDFMEEFMESQGYERKEVHMKKGDVLIWSSNLVHGGMPIKGGNVTRWSQVTHYYFEGCMYYSPRFSDMFASNLNLRHVINIATGKVVQHSENGKPIETINTGKFRYAVSHHFTLPVLLKEVVKKLIGKKPF from the coding sequence ATGAAAAACGTTGCCGTGGCCCAGCGCATGAATCTGCCCTGGGTCGAATCGCCTTTTTTTGCCGACCTGCTGGCTGAAAAACAGCTTACGCCTGAGCAGCACGAGCAGGCGGTTCATTACCACCACGAAGGATTTTTGTTGCTCCGACAGCAGGTTAGCCATGACCTGATCAACCGCGCCGTTCGCGACCTCGAACCAGAATTCCCTGCCCGCGTGGGTGAAGAGCCTAACCGACATCAGGATATCTGGAAGAAATACGCTACTGTCCGCGAAATAGCCAGTCAGCCCGCTATTTTCGATGTGCTACGGATGCTCTACGACCGCGAACCCATCCCGTTTCAGACGCTGAACTTCAAGTTCGGCACCCAGCAGCGCGCCCATTCTGACACCATCCACTTTAGCAGTACGCCCGCCCGATTTATGTGTGGTGTATGGGTTGCGCTCGAAGACACCCATGTCGACAACGGCCCGCTGTTCTACTATCCGCGTTCGCACCGGCAGGAAGAGTTCAACTACTTCAACATCGGCATCGAAGCCGAGGAGAACTACGCCGAGTATCATCATTACGAAGATTTTATGGAAGAGTTCATGGAATCGCAGGGATACGAGCGGAAGGAGGTACACATGAAGAAGGGCGATGTGCTGATCTGGTCATCGAACTTGGTTCACGGCGGTATGCCCATAAAAGGCGGTAATGTAACGCGCTGGTCGCAGGTGACGCATTATTATTTTGAGGGATGCATGTACTACTCGCCCCGCTTTTCGGATATGTTTGCCAGCAACCTCAACCTGCGGCACGTTATCAACATCGCCACGGGAAAAGTAGTGCAACACAGCGAAAACGGCAAACCCATTGAAACCATTAATACCGGCAAGTTTCGGTATGCCGTTAGCCATCATTTCACGCTACCTGTTCTGCTGAAGGAGGTTGTTAAAAAACTGATTGGTAAAAAACCGTTTTGA